The following coding sequences lie in one Periophthalmus magnuspinnatus isolate fPerMag1 chromosome 24, fPerMag1.2.pri, whole genome shotgun sequence genomic window:
- the LOC117392984 gene encoding protein NLRC3-like has translation MSLTHTYNMDPPGPGPGSKPRPKPAPSSLSLKSDHSNDHPLSLERLFLKTRVQTVIQCLNGATPSVRQMSSGGTGSRGLLKIPERLCELCGGDAGPRFSAVHLMHLLFDREPGPKEQLDAIFRRLEEQVLRFVQQQLQRLHRLLASDYPECSESEEEESREVLNITLDFLKRMDQERLAQCLFNRSKVGFSDKIKSDLKQRFSRVFEGVAKAGDSASLTQIYTELYITEGGASEVNQEHEVRHMETPSKTPAALETTITCEDIFKPRPHSPEPIRVVLTKGVASVGKTVLTQKLSLDWAEGHAHQDLQLLFPFTFRELNVLRDTQFSMVGLLHHFFSPSKDLCSFQQLRVLFIFDGLDECRPPLDFNRTRVLTDPTESASVHVLLVNIIRGRLLPSAHLWITTRPAAANQIPAECVSMVTEVRGFTDSQKEEYFTKRFREQATAIISHIKSIRSLHIMSRIPVFCWILSTVLQKLLEQTEEPELPHTLTQMFVHFLVVQAKVQNIKYHQRSGADLHWTPETREMMKSLGKLAFEQLQKGNLIFYECDLSECGLDAAAASVYSGVFTQVFREEPGLYQDKVYCFIHLSVQEFLAALHIHQSFFSSGENLLEPPHSCESLDPEAAFYRSAVNQALQSPNGHLDLFLLFLLGLSLPTNQKLLQGLLTHTGSDWTNQETVKYIK, from the exons TCCCAGTGTGAGACAGATGAGTTCAGGTGGGACAGGATCACGGGGTCTTCTAAAGATT CCTGAGCGACTGTGTGAACTCTGTGGTGGTGATGCTGGTCCCAGGTTTAGTGCTGTGCATTTGATGCATTTATTGTTTGACAGGGAGCCAGGCCCAAAGGAGCAGCTGGACGCCATATTCAGA CGTCTGGAGGAGCAGGTCCTGAGGTTTGTCCAACAGCAGCTCCAGAGGCTCCACAGGCTCCTGGCCTCAGATTACCCAGAATGTTccgagagtgaggaggaggagagcagagaggttCTGAACATCACCCTGGACTTCCTGAAGAGGATGGACCAGGAGCGTCTGGCCCAGTGTCTGTTCAACA GGAGTAAAGTTGGATTCAGTGATAAAATAAAGTCTGATTTGAAGCAGAGGTTCAGCCGTGTGTTTGAGGGTGTGGCTAAAGCAGGAGACTCCGCCTCCCTCACCCAGATTtacacagagctctacatcacagagggCGGAGCCTCAGAGgtcaaccaggaacatgaggtcagacacatggaGACCCCATCCAAGACACCGGCCGCTCTAGAGACCACCATCACATGTGAAGACATCTTTAAGCCCCGCCCACACTCaccagagccaatcagagtggTGCTGACAAAGGGTGTGGCCAGCGTGGGGAAAACAGTGCTGACACAGAAGTTGagtctggactgggctgaaggcCACGCCCACCAGGACCTCCAGCTGCTGTTCCCGTTCACTTTCAGAGAGCTCAATGTGCTCAGAGACACACAGTTCAGCATGGTGGGACTGCTGCACCACTTCTTCAGTCCATCCAAAGATCTCTGCAGCTTCCAACAGCTCCGggtgctcttcatctttgacggtctggacgagtgcagacCTCCTCTGGACTTCAACAGAACCCGTGTCTTGACCGACCCCACAGAGTCTGCCTCAGTGCACGTGCTGCTGGTGAACATCATCAGGGGGAGGCTGCTTCCCTCCGCTCACCTCTGGATAACCACACGCCCCGCCGCAGCCAATCAGATCCCTGCTgagtgtgtctccatggtgacagaggtgCGAGGGTTCACCGACTCGCAGAAGGAGGAGTACTTCACAAAGAGGTTCAGAGAACAGGCCACAGCCatcatctcccacatcaagAGCATCCGCAGCCTCCACATCATGAGTCGCATCCCGGTTTTCTGCTGgatcctctccacagttctACAGAAACTTCTGGAACAAACAGAGGAACCAGAGCTGCCCCACACTCTCACACAGATGTTCGTTCACTTCCTGGTGGTGCAGGCCAAAGTCCAGAACATCAAGTATCACCAGAGATCAGGGGCGGACCTTCACTGGACGCCAGAGACCAGGGAGATGATGAAGtctctgggaaaactggcctttgagcagctgcagaaaggaaaccTGATCTTCTATGAGTGTGACCTGAGCGAGTGTGGGCTGGACGCTGCAGCAgcctcagtgtactctggagtgttcacacaggtttttagagaggagccaggcctgtaccaggacaaggtctactgcttcatACACCTGAGTGTGCAAGAGTTTTTGGCTGCTCTTCACATCCATCagagcttcttcagttctggagaGAACCTGCTGGAGCCACCACACTCCTGTGAGAGTCTAGACCCTGAGGCAGCATTCTACCGCTCTGCTGTGAACCAGGCCTTACAGAGTCCAAATGGACACCTGGACTTgttcctgctcttcctcctgggGCTGTCTCTgccaaccaatcagaagctgcTGCAAGGCCTGCTGACTCACACAGGAAGTGATTGGACCAATCAGGAGACAGTAAAGTACATCAAATAG